A single Nostoc sp. PCC 7107 DNA region contains:
- a CDS encoding glycosyltransferase family 2 protein: protein MNEFIIFLSRCLLIWLALQVCSVLALLWSLTSRPQHPLLDEELPKTAVILCLRGADPFLPNCLRSLLHQNYPQYNLKLVVDSVQDPAWQIAHNTINELGATNVDIKPLQIVRNSCSLKCSSLIQAVSELDESYKVVALVDADTVVHPNWLRELVTPLHNPKIGATTGNRWYIPTGRYWGTLVRYIWNVSALVQMFLYGIPWGGTLAIKTSVIQQTGLLDKWSKAFGEDTMIRSVLSKHKLRVKFVPALIMLNREECDLPSLRYWFQRQLLSSRLYHPLWIAVATDVIFTILLPNLLLVAFLVALFIGDGDSANLALSWYVIYMLALVMLILFLELSVQPEIRAQGQQVTRLSAAVIGKIAIALPFTQWIYGLAMLASLQMPTVHWRGVSYKVQGPWNIRLVEYRPYQSIDQPSDRKVSL from the coding sequence ATGAATGAATTTATCATATTCTTGTCTAGATGCTTATTGATTTGGTTAGCTCTTCAGGTGTGTTCAGTGTTGGCGTTGTTGTGGTCTTTAACTTCACGACCACAACACCCATTACTAGATGAGGAACTGCCAAAAACGGCAGTGATTCTTTGTCTGCGTGGTGCTGATCCATTTTTACCCAATTGCTTGCGATCGCTACTTCATCAGAATTATCCTCAGTATAATTTGAAGTTGGTTGTTGATAGTGTCCAAGACCCTGCATGGCAAATAGCTCACAATACTATCAATGAACTAGGCGCAACTAATGTTGACATTAAGCCACTCCAAATAGTCCGCAATAGTTGCAGTCTCAAATGTAGTTCTTTGATTCAAGCTGTCTCAGAATTAGATGAGTCATACAAGGTAGTGGCTTTAGTTGATGCTGATACAGTAGTGCATCCCAATTGGTTACGGGAATTAGTTACCCCTCTCCATAACCCTAAAATAGGCGCAACAACAGGTAATCGTTGGTATATCCCAACAGGTAGATATTGGGGTACTTTAGTGCGTTATATCTGGAATGTCTCTGCACTTGTGCAAATGTTTCTCTATGGCATTCCTTGGGGAGGCACTTTAGCTATCAAAACCTCTGTAATCCAGCAAACAGGGCTACTCGATAAATGGAGTAAAGCCTTTGGCGAAGATACGATGATTCGTAGTGTCTTGAGTAAGCATAAACTCCGAGTCAAATTTGTGCCTGCTTTAATTATGTTGAATCGGGAAGAGTGCGATTTACCAAGTTTAAGATACTGGTTTCAACGGCAATTGTTATCTTCTCGCCTGTACCATCCTTTATGGATAGCTGTAGCGACGGATGTGATTTTCACAATTTTGCTTCCTAATCTTTTATTAGTAGCATTTTTAGTTGCTTTATTCATTGGAGATGGAGATAGCGCGAATTTAGCTCTGAGTTGGTATGTGATTTATATGTTGGCCTTAGTTATGCTCATCCTCTTTTTAGAGTTGAGTGTACAGCCAGAAATTCGCGCTCAAGGTCAACAAGTGACAAGACTATCAGCAGCTGTGATTGGCAAAATTGCGATCGCTCTACCATTCACACAATGGATTTATGGGTTAGCAATGTTAGCATCATTGCAGATGCCGACAGTCCATTGGCGTGGTGTGAGCTATAAAGTTCAAGGGCCTTGGAATATCCGCCTTGTAGAATATCGTCCTTATCAGAGCATAGATCAACCAAGCGATCGCAAAGTTTCTCTCTAA
- a CDS encoding glycosyltransferase, translating to MQKQQLRIALFTGLYPPFLTGVSVAVHQRVRWLLQQGHQVLLVHPEINNKYPKNVSDRPMPGLDELKAFPAFSSYTFPTEPLIFYKSLPQPLNYRHWSDTKLLAEFQPDIIVVEEAAQMRGLYSGFLQGYGRPVGVEYAKQTHTPIISVFHTDIVAYIKYYLGNQFFSLISLIVPFLTQQFSEAYDVNLFPSRELLNKYKNLKCQRSEYVPYQGIDSEKFHPQNIIHNPIPQDHRPTLLFVGRVTAEKNVTQLIDAFPLIAAKVPDVHLVIIGSGPLDQEIRKRAEKFPNGITVWGESHGKELLGWFARADIFVNPSVTENFCTTNMEALASGTPLVAANAGGNLEQVFPGINGFLSEPNNPVDLANQVIAILTNPELKAAMNSQARSSIQEFDWSAGMQKFETKLYELVQPSQQVETTTVG from the coding sequence ATGCAAAAGCAACAGCTACGCATTGCGCTGTTTACAGGATTGTACCCTCCTTTCTTGACAGGAGTTTCCGTTGCAGTCCATCAAAGAGTTCGCTGGTTGCTACAACAAGGACATCAAGTTTTACTTGTCCATCCAGAAATCAACAATAAGTATCCTAAAAATGTGAGTGATCGCCCTATGCCTGGGCTAGATGAGTTAAAGGCTTTTCCGGCTTTTTCTTCCTACACATTTCCCACAGAGCCGTTAATCTTTTATAAGTCTTTACCCCAACCACTAAACTATCGCCATTGGAGTGATACTAAACTACTGGCAGAATTTCAACCAGATATCATTGTGGTTGAAGAAGCTGCACAAATGCGGGGATTATATTCGGGCTTTTTACAAGGTTATGGTCGTCCTGTGGGTGTGGAATATGCAAAACAAACTCATACCCCCATCATTTCAGTTTTCCATACAGATATTGTTGCTTACATCAAATATTATTTAGGCAATCAATTTTTTAGCTTGATTAGTCTGATTGTTCCTTTTCTCACACAGCAGTTTAGTGAAGCTTATGATGTCAATTTATTTCCTTCTAGAGAACTGCTGAATAAGTACAAAAATCTCAAATGCCAACGTAGTGAATATGTTCCTTATCAAGGAATTGATAGCGAAAAATTTCATCCCCAAAACATTATTCACAACCCAATTCCCCAAGATCATCGACCAACATTGTTGTTTGTCGGACGTGTTACTGCCGAAAAGAACGTCACTCAACTGATAGATGCCTTTCCACTGATCGCAGCTAAAGTTCCAGATGTGCATTTAGTAATTATCGGTAGCGGCCCTCTAGATCAAGAAATCCGCAAACGTGCAGAAAAGTTTCCTAATGGAATTACTGTGTGGGGAGAATCTCACGGGAAAGAACTATTAGGTTGGTTTGCACGCGCCGATATATTTGTCAATCCCTCCGTTACCGAGAACTTCTGTACAACTAATATGGAAGCTTTAGCATCGGGAACTCCTTTAGTCGCAGCCAACGCTGGCGGAAACTTAGAACAGGTTTTTCCAGGAATTAATGGTTTTTTAAGTGAACCTAATAACCCTGTAGATTTGGCGAACCAAGTAATTGCCATTCTGACAAATCCTGAACTTAAAGCAGCAATGAACAGCCAAGCCCGTTCCTCAATTCAGGAATTTGATTGGTCAGCAGGTATGCAAAAATTTGAAACCAAACTGTATGAATTGGTGCAACCATCACAACAGGTAGAAACTACAACTGTGGGATAA
- a CDS encoding glycosyltransferase family 2 protein has protein sequence MEALTIFLSKSLLGWLAIQVCLALVFLLYLHLSRKNSLPDEQLPKTAVILCLRGADPFLSECLRSLLTQNYPQYNLKLVVDSQTDPAWQIAHDTIHQLGATNVEINYLRVIRHNCSLKCSALLQVFAELDDSYEVVAFVDADTVVHPNWLRELVSPLANSKIGATTGNRWYVPTGKYWGSVVRYSGNVSTVVQMFLFGIPWGGTLAIKTEVMRQTGMLDMWGKVLNEDLMMHKVLKKHGMQIKFVPSLMMLNCEESDLLGLIDHLKRLFLYSRLYHPQWIAIVGDVISSILFPTITIVLLLVSLWGEQWQTAALLFRAYSIYTLGLLLLMLTLEIGVKPVILAQGQPVAKLSVGTIFKMLLAIPLTQWVYGLALISSLLRSTVKWRGAIYRVQGPWNIRLVEYQAYDFLDQPIDSKISL, from the coding sequence ATGGAAGCATTGACGATATTTCTGTCTAAGTCTTTGCTGGGTTGGCTGGCTATTCAGGTGTGTCTAGCACTTGTATTTTTGTTGTACTTGCACCTCAGCCGAAAAAACTCATTACCAGATGAACAGCTACCGAAAACGGCGGTGATTCTTTGTTTACGTGGAGCCGATCCGTTTTTATCTGAATGTTTGAGATCGCTTCTAACTCAAAATTATCCACAATACAATTTAAAGCTAGTTGTCGATAGTCAAACAGACCCAGCATGGCAAATTGCCCACGATACTATTCATCAGCTAGGCGCAACTAACGTTGAAATCAACTATTTAAGGGTAATTCGCCACAATTGCAGCCTAAAGTGCAGCGCCCTTTTGCAAGTTTTTGCCGAATTAGATGATTCATACGAAGTTGTGGCTTTTGTCGATGCTGATACGGTAGTTCATCCTAACTGGTTGCGAGAATTAGTTAGCCCTCTGGCAAATTCCAAGATAGGGGCGACAACGGGTAATCGTTGGTATGTCCCAACTGGTAAGTATTGGGGTTCTGTGGTTCGCTACTCAGGTAATGTATCTACAGTTGTGCAGATGTTCTTATTTGGCATTCCTTGGGGTGGTACTTTGGCAATCAAAACAGAAGTAATGCGCCAGACAGGAATGCTAGATATGTGGGGAAAAGTTTTGAATGAAGACTTGATGATGCACAAAGTTCTCAAAAAACACGGAATGCAAATCAAGTTTGTGCCTTCTTTGATGATGCTCAATTGTGAAGAGTCTGATTTGTTAGGCTTAATCGATCATCTCAAGCGGCTATTTTTATACTCTCGACTTTATCATCCTCAATGGATAGCTATAGTTGGTGATGTCATTTCTAGCATTTTATTTCCAACTATAACCATTGTTTTATTACTAGTGTCGTTGTGGGGTGAACAATGGCAAACAGCAGCTTTATTATTTCGCGCCTATAGCATCTATACTCTGGGACTACTCTTACTCATGCTGACACTAGAGATAGGCGTTAAACCAGTGATTTTAGCTCAAGGTCAGCCTGTGGCAAAATTATCAGTTGGTACAATCTTCAAAATGTTGCTTGCTATTCCTTTAACACAATGGGTATATGGTTTAGCATTGATTTCTTCGTTATTGAGATCAACAGTTAAATGGCGGGGCGCAATTTACCGAGTCCAAGGCCCTTGGAATATCCGCTTAGTGGAATACCAAGCTTATGATTTTTTGGATCAACCAATAGATAGCAAAATATCTTTGTGA
- a CDS encoding DUF2141 domain-containing protein: MRKIARWSYFLISSVVSIYCIKPVTAEQTATLTIAVNNIRHQKGDICFRIYAGEKGFPMSSKSEVQSGCTKITGTSVIKKFPGLKHGTYAVAIVDDQNGDRKLNTDFFGIPKEGFGISKNPTVSVQTGTPKFRDASFVVNKNTSINIVMKYSLDP; the protein is encoded by the coding sequence ATGCGTAAAATTGCACGTTGGTCTTACTTTCTCATTTCTTCTGTAGTCAGCATTTATTGTATTAAACCAGTTACCGCAGAACAAACCGCAACTTTAACCATTGCAGTTAACAACATTCGTCACCAAAAAGGTGATATTTGCTTTCGCATTTACGCCGGGGAAAAAGGATTTCCCATGAGTAGCAAAAGTGAAGTACAAAGCGGCTGCACTAAAATTACAGGCACTTCTGTAATTAAGAAATTTCCAGGGTTAAAACATGGCACTTATGCTGTCGCTATTGTTGACGATCAAAATGGCGATCGCAAACTCAATACAGACTTCTTTGGTATCCCCAAAGAAGGCTTTGGCATTTCTAAAAATCCCACTGTTTCCGTCCAAACAGGTACACCAAAATTTCGTGATGCCAGTTTTGTGGTTAATAAAAACACCAGCATCAATATCGTCATGAAATACTCTCTCGACCCATAA
- a CDS encoding NAD(P)-dependent oxidoreductase, with the protein MNLQNKTLLITGIDDFIGLRAAELAITQGMKVRGLQSSSDRTIAQNLGVEVIVGSITDSKIAQKACQGVDIVLHTAQLTQEAGPIKEFREINVSGTINMAKAAKSAGVKTFVHLSSVMVYGFDYPNNITESDRLSGDNNPYCQTKIEAEAELLPLNSPPDFGVIVIRAGDVYGPGCIPWIVRPLLMMRQKLFAYANDGKGVINHLYIDNLIDAIFLAIQKEAYGEVFNITDGQETSWKEYFMRLAATEGLQAPMSIAKDEIKLFLKIRSQGQKLFRKKADILPESVDFMTRPYAYSIAKAQTLLDYKPKIDLEEGFRKTSAWVQKTDIQKLVK; encoded by the coding sequence ATGAACCTACAAAACAAAACCCTGCTGATTACTGGGATTGACGATTTTATCGGTTTGCGTGCAGCCGAGTTAGCCATAACGCAGGGAATGAAGGTACGCGGATTGCAAAGTTCAAGCGATCGCACCATAGCCCAAAACCTAGGTGTAGAAGTTATAGTTGGTAGTATTACTGACTCTAAAATTGCCCAAAAAGCTTGTCAGGGAGTAGATATTGTTCTCCACACCGCCCAACTTACTCAAGAAGCTGGCCCCATCAAAGAATTTCGGGAAATCAATGTCAGCGGTACAATCAATATGGCCAAAGCAGCCAAAAGTGCTGGAGTAAAAACTTTCGTCCACCTCTCCAGTGTGATGGTCTACGGCTTTGATTATCCCAATAACATCACTGAATCTGACCGTTTATCTGGTGACAATAACCCTTACTGTCAGACCAAAATCGAAGCAGAAGCAGAACTCTTACCCCTCAATTCTCCCCCAGATTTCGGTGTGATTGTAATTCGTGCTGGCGATGTCTACGGCCCTGGTTGTATCCCTTGGATAGTCAGACCATTATTGATGATGCGACAAAAACTATTCGCTTATGCTAACGATGGTAAAGGGGTTATCAATCATTTATATATAGATAATCTGATTGATGCCATCTTTTTAGCCATCCAAAAAGAAGCTTATGGCGAAGTTTTCAATATTACCGACGGTCAAGAAACTTCCTGGAAAGAGTATTTTATGCGCTTGGCTGCAACTGAAGGGTTGCAGGCTCCCATGTCTATTGCTAAAGATGAAATCAAACTATTTCTCAAAATTCGCAGCCAAGGACAAAAACTATTCCGTAAAAAAGCTGACATTCTTCCAGAATCAGTTGATTTTATGACTCGTCCCTACGCTTATTCTATTGCTAAAGCCCAAACATTGTTAGATTACAAACCAAAAATTGATTTAGAAGAAGGCTTTCGCAAAACATCAGCATGGGTGCAAAAAACTGATATCCAGAAACTAGTGAAATAG
- the devC gene encoding ABC transporter permease DevC, with product MNFKIPLAWLQLVQQKIRFVVAVAGIAFIVLLMFVQLGFQDALYSSATAVHQGLRGDLFLVSSQYKSLTSSQSFSRTRLYQSLGFEGVESVSPMYLQFAKLKNPATGEKYSIYVIGFDPGNPVMNIPEIEQNLDKLKIPDVMLFDRNSRPEFGPIAAKFDQGDTEQTIEIFPFDGPIGYNVRVGGLFSLGPSFGVDGNLIVSDSTFLRINPNTRPAEKIDIGVITLKPNADKEKVLENLQANLPNDVLVFTRQGFINFEKQYWADRTPIGFILNLMLTMASVVGVVIVYQILYSNIATQFIAYATLKAIGYPNSYLLNVVFQQALILAIASYIPGFLTSIILYDFAMESTKLPIMMTANNALIVFISAVLMCITSGALAINKLRSADPADIF from the coding sequence ATGAATTTTAAGATTCCTTTAGCGTGGCTACAGTTAGTCCAACAAAAGATTCGTTTTGTTGTTGCTGTAGCTGGGATTGCTTTTATTGTGCTGTTGATGTTTGTCCAGCTAGGTTTTCAAGATGCACTATATTCTAGCGCTACCGCAGTGCATCAAGGCTTACGCGGAGATTTATTTTTAGTTAGTTCACAATATAAGTCTTTGACATCTAGTCAAAGCTTTTCTCGAACTCGATTGTATCAATCTTTGGGGTTTGAAGGCGTTGAATCTGTTAGCCCCATGTATTTGCAATTTGCCAAGTTAAAAAACCCTGCTACTGGCGAGAAATATTCCATATATGTGATTGGCTTTGACCCAGGAAATCCTGTGATGAATATCCCAGAGATTGAGCAAAATTTGGACAAACTTAAAATTCCTGATGTCATGTTATTTGACCGGAATTCTCGACCAGAGTTTGGGCCAATTGCTGCCAAATTTGACCAGGGAGATACTGAACAGACAATTGAAATCTTTCCTTTTGATGGCCCCATTGGCTATAACGTGCGAGTAGGTGGATTATTTAGCTTAGGCCCTTCCTTTGGTGTAGATGGTAACTTAATTGTCAGTGACTCAACTTTTCTGCGGATAAATCCAAATACTCGCCCAGCAGAAAAAATCGACATAGGTGTGATTACCTTGAAGCCTAATGCTGATAAAGAAAAAGTTTTAGAAAATTTGCAAGCCAATTTACCTAATGATGTTTTGGTATTTACGCGTCAAGGCTTTATCAATTTTGAGAAACAATATTGGGCTGACCGAACACCAATTGGTTTCATTCTGAACTTAATGTTGACGATGGCTTCTGTTGTCGGTGTAGTAATTGTTTACCAAATTCTCTACAGTAACATTGCAACGCAATTTATTGCGTATGCGACTTTAAAAGCCATTGGCTATCCAAATTCTTATTTGTTAAATGTCGTCTTTCAACAAGCTTTAATCTTGGCAATTGCTTCATATATACCAGGGTTCTTGACTTCTATAATTTTGTATGACTTTGCAATGGAATCTACAAAATTACCCATTATGATGACAGCAAATAATGCTCTGATTGTGTTTATCTCAGCAGTTTTAATGTGCATTACTTCTGGCGCACTTGCTATCAATAAATTACGTTCTGCTGACCCAGCAGATATTTTCTAA
- a CDS encoding HlyD family efflux transporter periplasmic adaptor subunit, with translation MTSPLVANAAQARQTKQRFAKPEDQLSYELGKAVQELPPLYTRLLAGTISVALFGTIAWAHFSEIDEVAIAQGELIASTQVRPVTSLGNGMIMAVKVREGDRVTKNQVLIQRDPDFQKTDVNRLSESTKLIKDDLDRLDVERIGGKSTGETLQDQLLTARLGNYQARQSAAEAEANRQRALIDQAKVRLARLRENLDTAKSALVNSQINLANAKSIRERVKEALAIAQNREEKLRTLITPGAVPRVDYLEAQERLNRANTDVTRSEDEVTNANNKVAEAQDRVLSLGKDIAAQGQEIRQAEQAFQAARNQVQRLSSERQSEILTQMNQRKEELTTVSGQLAQAKKQQEGETIKAPVAGTIYRIKATKGPVQSGEELLSILPDGEELQLEVKVLNRDIGFIRPGMKVKVKMATFPFQEFGTIAGTVAQVSPNAVVDKELGLVFPTRIQMNKHSLNVRGKEVVFTPGMVATGEIVTRKKSILTFIVEPVTRRFSEAFSVR, from the coding sequence ATGACCTCTCCCCTAGTTGCTAATGCTGCTCAAGCGCGTCAAACAAAACAGCGATTCGCCAAGCCAGAGGATCAACTGTCTTATGAATTAGGTAAGGCAGTTCAAGAATTGCCACCGCTTTATACAAGATTGTTAGCAGGGACTATCAGTGTAGCTTTATTTGGGACGATCGCTTGGGCGCATTTCTCGGAAATCGATGAAGTGGCGATAGCTCAAGGAGAACTTATTGCTTCGACTCAAGTCAGACCAGTGACATCTCTGGGGAATGGGATGATTATGGCAGTGAAAGTCAGAGAAGGCGATCGCGTTACTAAAAATCAAGTGTTAATTCAACGCGACCCCGATTTCCAAAAAACAGACGTGAACCGCCTTTCAGAATCTACCAAATTAATTAAGGATGACTTAGACCGTTTGGATGTAGAACGCATCGGTGGTAAAAGCACTGGTGAGACACTCCAAGATCAACTTTTAACGGCGCGTTTAGGCAATTATCAAGCGCGTCAATCAGCCGCAGAAGCCGAAGCCAATCGCCAACGCGCCCTTATTGATCAAGCAAAAGTGCGCTTGGCTCGCTTGCGAGAAAATTTAGATACAGCTAAAAGTGCCTTAGTTAATTCCCAAATCAACTTAGCTAATGCTAAAAGTATCCGTGAAAGAGTCAAAGAAGCATTAGCGATCGCCCAAAATCGAGAAGAAAAACTCCGCACATTGATTACTCCTGGCGCTGTCCCCAGAGTTGATTACTTAGAAGCACAAGAAAGATTAAATCGCGCCAATACCGATGTCACCCGCTCAGAAGATGAAGTGACTAACGCCAACAATAAAGTTGCAGAAGCGCAAGATCGCGTCTTATCTTTAGGAAAAGATATTGCAGCCCAAGGCCAAGAAATTCGCCAAGCAGAACAAGCTTTTCAGGCAGCGCGTAATCAAGTACAACGTTTATCATCTGAACGTCAAAGCGAAATTTTGACTCAAATGAATCAGCGTAAAGAAGAATTAACCACCGTCTCCGGTCAATTAGCCCAAGCGAAAAAGCAACAAGAAGGCGAAACCATCAAAGCTCCTGTAGCTGGTACAATCTACAGAATTAAGGCAACCAAAGGCCCCGTACAATCAGGGGAAGAATTACTATCTATCTTGCCGGATGGAGAAGAATTGCAGCTAGAAGTAAAAGTTCTCAACCGCGATATTGGTTTCATTCGTCCAGGTATGAAAGTAAAAGTCAAAATGGCTACTTTCCCTTTCCAGGAATTCGGTACCATTGCTGGCACAGTAGCACAAGTTAGCCCGAATGCCGTAGTTGATAAAGAATTAGGGTTAGTTTTCCCCACCAGAATTCAAATGAATAAACATTCCTTAAATGTGCGGGGTAAAGAAGTTGTATTTACTCCTGGTATGGTTGCTACAGGGGAAATTGTCACTCGCAAGAAATCAATTTTAACTTTCATTGTCGAACCTGTAACTCGCAGATTTAGCGAAGCTTTTTCTGTCAGGTAG
- a CDS encoding SDR family oxidoreductase gives MFLVTGATGGIGRRVVRLLRQQEQSVRVFVRLTSRYSELEHRGADIFIGDLRQEKDIEKATQGVKYIISAHGSNSDALSLDYRANIELIDQAKANQVKHFVFVSVLGVDRGYEDAPVFKAKHAVERYLIDSGLNYTIFRPAGLASNLLPLAEQFRDTGLYLLIGDRQNRSSIVSTDDLAKMIVDSVKVPAARNQILPVGGPEILHREDIPRIFGRIFNKQPIVINPPVFVLDGLRNVIGLLNPQTQKALGTYQTLLSNEFFCKKEEIANLERIFDFPLETLESFLRRYLAV, from the coding sequence ATGTTTTTAGTAACAGGAGCAACGGGGGGAATTGGTCGTCGTGTTGTGCGACTGCTACGCCAGCAGGAACAATCAGTGAGGGTATTTGTGCGGCTTACCTCACGTTACAGTGAGTTAGAACATCGGGGTGCAGACATCTTCATCGGCGATTTGCGCCAAGAAAAAGATATTGAGAAGGCTACTCAAGGTGTTAAATATATTATCAGCGCTCACGGTTCTAATAGTGATGCTTTATCTCTTGACTACCGCGCCAACATAGAACTAATTGATCAAGCAAAAGCTAATCAAGTTAAGCATTTTGTCTTTGTTTCTGTATTGGGAGTAGATCGCGGTTATGAAGATGCGCCTGTATTTAAAGCCAAACATGCAGTAGAACGATATTTGATAGATAGTGGCTTAAATTACACAATTTTCCGCCCAGCTGGACTAGCATCAAATTTGCTGCCATTGGCGGAACAGTTTCGAGACACAGGGTTATATTTACTAATTGGCGATCGCCAAAACCGTAGCTCAATTGTCAGTACAGACGATTTGGCAAAAATGATCGTGGATTCTGTCAAAGTTCCAGCGGCGCGTAACCAAATATTGCCAGTAGGGGGGCCAGAAATTTTACACCGGGAAGATATTCCTCGGATATTTGGTCGGATTTTTAACAAACAACCGATAGTTATTAACCCGCCAGTATTTGTACTTGATGGGTTAAGAAATGTTATCGGTTTGTTAAATCCGCAAACACAAAAAGCTTTGGGGACTTATCAGACGTTGCTATCTAATGAATTTTTCTGTAAAAAAGAGGAAATAGCCAACTTAGAGAGAATTTTTGATTTTCCCTTGGAAACCTTAGAAAGTTTTTTACGACGCTATTTAGCAGTTTGA
- a CDS encoding AAA-like domain-containing protein: MQLQCKNNVRRRGAILTAQGLKKLNQAKAEVEVQQNFKRCTLEDLSEKTGLTPNTLSKVFTGSVGVDKRTLECCFHAFNLTLLKEDYLYLLPEQDDFAKISSITSAEISFPITSICDRNNTHKIYNMERLQDYFQPRPLTPPGGQMPLDSVFYIHRPILESLCYEAIHQSGASINIRAPKQMGKSSLMTRILAYSKNLGYQTVSVSLQLANDEILHNLERFLQWFCARVSKQLNLPNTIANFWDDTLGSKSNATDYFEDVILANLNRPLVIAIDELNQLFTYPDIAREFLLLLRTWCEQAKARVVDSNPWHNLRLVTVHSTELQMSNVINQSFLNTGLVIELPEFTQNQVQELAHRWGEEMTAQQIEKAIALLGGHPYRLQLAFYYIHQQTITLEELLENSAVTTAIYADHLEQQWSNLQHYPHLWPSFTDILQQSSSIDCDAVQASQLQKMGLVHLYGITASLACELFRPFFRDRLRQINS; this comes from the coding sequence ATGCAATTGCAATGCAAAAATAATGTACGGCGGCGGGGTGCAATCCTTACGGCTCAAGGTTTAAAAAAACTCAATCAGGCAAAAGCTGAGGTAGAAGTTCAGCAAAACTTTAAGCGATGTACTCTCGAAGATTTGAGTGAAAAAACAGGTTTAACTCCCAATACTCTCAGCAAAGTCTTTACTGGCTCAGTGGGAGTTGATAAACGAACTTTGGAGTGCTGTTTCCACGCCTTTAATTTGACTTTATTAAAGGAGGATTATCTTTACTTGTTACCTGAACAAGACGATTTTGCAAAGATTAGTTCAATTACCTCTGCGGAAATCAGCTTTCCGATTACATCAATCTGTGATCGCAACAATACTCACAAAATTTACAACATGGAACGACTACAAGACTATTTCCAACCTCGTCCCCTGACTCCACCAGGGGGACAGATGCCTTTGGATTCAGTCTTCTATATTCATCGTCCCATTCTTGAATCGCTCTGTTACGAAGCTATTCACCAATCAGGTGCATCAATCAATATCCGCGCCCCCAAGCAAATGGGCAAAAGCTCCCTGATGACGCGCATCTTGGCTTACTCTAAAAACCTGGGATATCAAACAGTTTCTGTGAGCTTGCAACTTGCTAACGATGAGATTTTACACAACCTAGAACGCTTTCTCCAATGGTTCTGTGCCAGAGTTAGCAAGCAGCTAAACCTACCAAATACAATTGCCAATTTTTGGGATGATACCTTGGGTAGCAAATCGAACGCGACAGATTACTTTGAGGATGTGATTTTAGCTAACCTAAATCGCCCTTTAGTGATTGCGATTGATGAACTTAATCAGCTATTTACTTACCCAGATATTGCTCGTGAATTTCTTTTACTTTTACGGACTTGGTGTGAGCAAGCTAAAGCAAGAGTGGTGGATAGCAATCCTTGGCATAACCTCCGATTGGTAACAGTTCATTCCACGGAACTCCAGATGAGCAATGTGATCAATCAATCCTTCCTAAATACTGGTCTAGTGATTGAGTTACCTGAATTTACACAAAACCAGGTGCAAGAATTAGCACATCGCTGGGGAGAAGAAATGACAGCACAACAAATTGAGAAGGCGATCGCTCTTTTGGGAGGACACCCCTATCGGTTGCAACTGGCATTTTACTATATACATCAGCAGACAATCACACTGGAAGAATTGTTAGAAAATTCTGCTGTTACCACCGCTATCTATGCAGACCATCTAGAACAGCAATGGTCAAATCTACAACACTATCCTCATCTATGGCCATCCTTTACAGACATCCTTCAGCAATCAAGTTCTATAGATTGTGATGCTGTGCAAGCTTCCCAATTGCAAAAGATGGGGTTAGTACATTTGTATGGTATAACAGCAAGTCTAGCCTGTGAGTTATTTCGTCCTTTTTTTCGCGATCGCCTACGGCAAATCAACAGTTAG